From the Ornithinimicrobium humiphilum genome, one window contains:
- a CDS encoding biotin/lipoyl-binding carrier protein: protein MPQHIASELVASIAQVHVTVGQRVEAGQEVVLLESMKMEIPLLAEQAGTVVEVHVSPGDVVQEGDVVVVVDERPGAGR from the coding sequence ATGCCGCAGCACATCGCGTCCGAGCTCGTCGCCAGCATCGCCCAGGTCCACGTCACCGTCGGCCAGCGGGTCGAGGCGGGTCAGGAGGTCGTGCTCCTGGAGTCGATGAAGATGGAGATCCCGCTGCTGGCCGAGCAGGCCGGCACCGTGGTAGAGGTCCACGTCTCGCCCGGTGACGTCGTCCAGGAGGGCGACGTCGTCGTGGTGGTGGACGAGCGGCCGGGAGCCGGCCGCTAG